From the genome of Nicotiana sylvestris chromosome 1, ASM39365v2, whole genome shotgun sequence:
AAGGGTgttatgatatggtatcataatttaCAATCTAATTCTATTGATTTGTTTGCTATGCTTGCAAATTCTTATGTAAAGGCACACGCCAGAGCCATTAAGGTCGCAACAAGAAAGttagaccttttcaaggtaagacaGAAAGACAACGAGATGCTTAGAGAATTCATATCTCGATTGCAAATGGAAAGAATGGATTTGCCACCGGTCACCGACGATTGGGCTGTCCAAGCTTTTACTCAAGGTCTCAACGTTCGGAGTTCCATAGATTCACAACAGTTGAAGCCGAATTTTATCGAGTATCCAGCTATTACTTTGGCTGATGTTCATAATCGGtatcagtcgaagatcagggtcgaggatgatcaactGTGGGCTACTTCCAAGTCCATTTATCCTAATAGGCCCATGGATAGAATCAAGAGGGATATCGATCGAGAACCAAGGTCAAATAGAGATCAATATCAATCGTATAATAGAGATcataggtgtcacacctcctttttccgccccccgtgaggggcgtaggagtttttttcaattaaaggacgatcgaaacgggatttatttatttatttcagagtcgccacttgggagatttagggtgtcccaagtcaccaatttaatcccgaatcgaggaaaagaatgactccatattacagtctgcgtaccagaaatccggataaggaattctgttaacccgggagaaggtgttaggcattcccgaattccgtggttctagcacggtcgctcaactgtcatgggttatggactgggtcgacccggtttgaaatggaccgggtcatggggaaggttgggcaattatttgggcttggggttgaaatttgaagaagtggcccaattcgatttttctttgtattttttgctctcttttcttttacttcctaattaataaaactaaaattctaaattaaattacaaACTAAATTatcttatataaaaaaaactaattaactctaaaaataattatcgcacatttaaatagcaattaacgataaaatcgcacaatttagacgttaaatgctaaaaatgcaacgtacattattttttatgattttctcattttgtaaaacaaatttaaataaatactaaatgaaaatgcgacatattttatatttttattaatttaaaataaataaacatgcacagacaaaaatacaaacaattatacaaaaataccacaaaaatacaaaaattgcacacaaaggaaaattgttttttttgaatttttttttggagtgattctcatatagggcaaaaatcacgtgctcacaatagggGCAATGGATTTGGACGAAACCCTGCACGGAATGAGAGGAggaatgatcgaggtcaaagttcaTTGGGACTCGTGAGCAAGAATGGTTTCGATAGGGATGTCGAGCCGAAAGAAGCATCGCAATtgtcagaatataacttcaacgtaGATGCATCCGCCATAGTATCAGCCATCAGACGTATCAAAAATACTACATGGCCTCGACCTCTGTAGACCGATCCAGCCCAGAGAAATTCCAATCAAgtgtgtaagtatcatggcaccATGGTCATAAAACAAAAGATTGCAGACAACTAAGGGAGGAAGTAGCCCGCTTGTTTAATGAGGGGCATCTTCGGGAATTCTTAAGCAATCAGGCGAAGAATCACTTAAACAATAGAGATTCCAGCAGACAGAACGAACAAGAAGAGCCACTGCACGTGATTCACATGATTGTTGGATgggtcgatattcctcaaggACCAGTATTAAAACGCATCAAGGTGTCGATCATAAGAGAGAAGCGAACTCAGGATTACATACTAGAATGAACCTTGTCTTTCAATGACGAGGATGCATAAGGGATCGTACACCCCCACAGCGACGCACTTACCACTATAAATTTGGGCTATGGCAATGCTTTTTATTTCAACGGATCAGTAACCGTTGCTATAGATGGTGTATTGCAACGGTTTTAACTGTTACAAATATTATTGGAACTATCGGGACACTTTAGCAACCAAACTGTTGAAATAGTCTAAAAACTGTTCCGATAGAGGTATATATGTCAACAATTTGTATAACTGTGGCAATAAATATATCTATGGTAACGGCACGTTGGAGAAATTTTTTAACTCCCTCCTTATTTTTCACCCAAATTTTCTATACCCTCTCAAATTAAAGGGGCCCATAAtctgatttttaatttttatttttttagtttttatatcTAATAAAATACTAAATATGTAAACCCCTAATTTGAGTACAAGCCACACTCACAAAATTAAAATCGGCGTCCTTAAACATTCTCCTACAGGCTCCAACGCCTCTGTTCTTCCGGAAATGAGATGATCGACCAGTCATCCATCATCGGGCTGCGGCGGCGTGCTAATCCTTTAGGGTTTCTCCAAATCTAAAAATCGGTAAATATACTCTTATTGCAAAAGTTTCTTAACTCTTGTGGGTGTTGATTTTGGACCTCATTCATGAATTAATCAATTGAGTATATGAATCTTGAAAGTGGGTCTCAATTTGAGTATATGCTCATGGTCGAAGGCTTAATTTTTAGCAGCCTTTTTAATTTGTTTCTTGTAAGTTTATCCACGTGGGTTTTTGTTTCTGTATTTGTTTGATGGTTAATTTGTATTTGCTTTTTATTCGTTGTTGGATGGTGGGAGTGAAAAAGGTTGACTTTTTCCATATGgggttgttttttatttttttgtttaaatttttatattTCTCGTAAGCTTCCTTCATGCGGGATTTTGGGTTTGTATTTGTTTGATTATtaattttgtgtgtgtgttttgAAGTTAATTAAAAATTGGTACTTTGAATTTCTGAATTGTAATTATCTGAAGTACTCATGTGGGTTTGCATTTTAGTATATCTATTTTGTGTTGGTTTCTTTTAAGTCAACGGAAAAAAAAAGTTCTTTTCATCTTGTTGTTTCCTTTCTCATGTAGGTTTGCATTTTAGTATATCTATTGATGGGTGATTCTGATTTCTGAGAATTTGAAATATTGTTTGGGCTTTATACATCCAAGAAATGAACTATTAGTAAATTTATACAATATTCTTGTTTGCCATATCGTAGCTTTTAATAGTTAGAGAACACGGATGAAGAAAGTCAAACTTTTTTCTTCATAATTTTTAGATTCCAATATTTGTTGAATTATCCAGCTTCACATGTGTGTACCTAAGAATTTATAAGGGGAGCATTTTCTTAATTGTTTCTTAttcttttttagatttttatGTGGTCTTGAATTATTATCTAAAAAAGGTGAATCGTATGTATCCTGCCTGTAAGAAAGTTTAAACTAGTTGGGATCCTCTATATGAATCGTCTACATTGGAATCGTTTGTACCCATTTTATTAGTATTAAAATATTTGCTTCTTCAAGGAAAATAGAAATTCTCAATAATTAGTTCTTTGAACATCAAGTCTCTAACCAGAATTAAAGATTCTGGCAATTATCATCCTTGTTTCGATTACTGTGCAATTCTCTAACTGAGTTATGGAAGCTTGAACAATAATGATATACATGAATTCTTTGATTGGGTTTGGGTATAATTTAAATATAATCAATTGAGTATATGAATCTTGAAAGTGGATCCATTTTTAATTTTACACAAAAAGAGATAAGACAATTAAATATGGTATCTTTACTTCCTAATTTCTTATCTTGTATCAAGAACTTTAACAATACGGTATATGGGAAAACTCTAAAAACAGAGCCTCATTCTATCTATGTTTGTCTGATAAATAAGACAAACAATATTGATGTCTGTCACTCGTTTATGAAGGATTGTAGTAAAGTGTAACTGCTTTTAACAGAGAAGCTTCCCTCTTTAGTTGTTGTCCAAATTAGGGAAGAGCTAACTAAAACATACTTGTCCAATTTGTAGATATTTGGATTCTCATGTAGTTGCTCATTTTTTTTGTGTGGAAAAACTAGCTGAAACATACTTGTTCAATTTGTAAATATTTGGTTTCTCATGCAGATgctcattttttttttgtgtggaaAAACTAGCTGAAACATACAACTTAATCCAAAAATTAGTTGGATAAGTATTGTCATTTTGTGGATTGATTCTCTGTGAACAagtttgtaattttaattttatctGTTTATACATgttgactttttatattttttgtattgTGCAGAGATATATTTTTATCCAATTACGAGTCCCATAACTCAGCTATTTGTTCTGTTGCAATCTTAGCTTTGTTGATTTAACTGAAGCTTCAGCGTTTAAGTTTGAGAATGTACAATTTGTTTCGCTATCTAAAAGTAGTTTGATTTTCATACTTTTGTTTGTGGCTATTTTTGGTTCCCTCTGAGCAATTTTTTGTGTGTATATATAGGTGTATTCTTTATATTTCCTTAATCTCATGAAGTTTAATCtctattttataaattaatctttaaaaagtaaaaaattagAGCTGGTTGTTCgtattttcattttagcttaatCAGATTCTTCTGTTTTTAGAATAAATAAACTTGGAGTCctacccaatatatatatatatatatatatatatatatatatgtatatatgttttgATTATGTCCAGTCGTCTTGAGTCTCTGGCATAGTTGTTTGTGTGTCTTGATATAAGGTATATTGTCTTGTAGCCAAAAGAGTACGGTGTCGTTCTACTGACTAATGCAATGCATTTTTTGTTCTTTGGTTTATTAGATTATTTTTCTTATTATAGTATTTGTTTATGTATTACTGTAGACTATGCGCGTCGACATGAATTATTTGAATTGATAAATTTTAGGTATTCATTCAACATGAGTAGATTAGTTTTGCATTGAGAAAGTGTATTATAGGtcagaaacagaaaaatatatTAAAAGCTAGAGTAAAACAAAAATGAAGGTCATTGTTAAGCAAGAATTTCTCTGAGTCATCAAATCAGAATATAGTAGTGCAACACCTTTCTTATTATTCTTTCTAAAAGCAATATGCTATATTTTTTCTTGGTAATAATAATATAGTATCGAGATATAACTTTTCTTAGCTTGAATATTAATTTTGGTGATTTGACTATGTTATATAGGATATTCATGGATTATGGTGATAAAAGTTGGATGAATCTTCTGAGATGGACTGATGAGTATATCCATAGAGTGAATAATTTTCTTAATGTAGGTTTGGTGATGGGGTTTATTCTCTGTCCTAGGATATTTAGGGAAAGCTTATAAAAACATGTAAGACTATATTCGTATATCGTTCCCTAAACATCCTAAGATAGAGATTAAACTTCATTGCTATTCTTGATCCCATAGGTTCCTATCAAATCATCTTGTTGTTGCTAACTTTTTGCATTCTTATCTTGATCTGGTATGCTTGTAACATTCTCTATTTCAATGGATTTTGCTTATTACTCTCTAAACTACTATTGGGAAGGGTCAGTAACATATACTATGTTGTTCTTTTTTAGTAGCTTGCATACACATTTGATGTCTAAATTTGGGTCTACGTAATGTGTTTATCGGTAGAAGAGCTAGGCTCATGACTAACATCTTGTATGTCCAatctattcttttcttttttgtcccATATATTTTGTCCAGGCATTCAATATCTTTGGGTGTGCTATGATCATTCTTCAACCAGATTCTCTTGAAGGGTAATGACTTTGTTTATCTTCTTTTGTAGGTGGAGTAAATCAATAAATGGAAGATGAAGGCAGTGAAGATCTGGACCTTGCTTAAAATGAATGTTGAATTGCTATACATGAATATTCTAGGAATCTTTTGTTAACAATATTCTGAAACTTACTATCTTGAAATGTATTAAACTTATGCACTTGGGATAGAACATTTTCTTTATGAATATTATTAGCTTGTCGGAGAATTTATATTATTAATAGTTTCATTTTGTGATTTACTTAAATTTTAGAGTTATCataatttattatatatataaaaaattagtTACAACTGGGGCTATATTTCTGTTTAAAATAAACTGTTACAATAGCCTACCAGAACCGTTGCAATATGACACAAATGGTGTTCCATTAGAGAATGTAAACCGTTGCAATAGGTCCGGTAAACTATTCTAAAATGTCCTATAAATCGTTCCAATATCCATACATAACTGTAACAATAGCTTTCACAAGTGTTGCATCAGATAATATTATAACGGTTATGAACCGTTGCATCAAGAATATAGTAACGATTTTAAACCGTTCTAACTGGAAAGAATAATCGTCCcaacaaagaaaggaaaaatcgTTGCGATAGACGTCTTTACAGCAGCGGAGACGCAAACCGTTGCAAAAACCGTGCCTATAGCTCTATTGGCACGCGGGCAGATGGAACGGTCTGTAAACCGTTCCAATATCGCTATGGCAACGGTTTATCTACTATTGGAACGGTTTTCCATGCGTTACTATAGACCAATTTTTCAGTAGTCGTACTAGTAATATCTGTACTTATGAATAAGACTCAAGTTAAATGTGTTTTAATTTATCCAAGTAGCTCGGCCAATGTTATCCGATCGAGGGTTGTAGAACAGCTCAGCCTACAGGATGAGGTTGTGCCCGCGACCCAAGTACTAAACGGCTTCAACAAGGCGTGTGAAACCACCAAATGCGAGATAACTTTGCTGGTAAACGTGGCTGGGAGCATCCAAGAAATGAAGTTCCATGTGATTGAGGGCgatatgaggtacaatgccttatTCGGGAGATcgtggatccacaacatgagggcagtaccctcgACCCTTCATCAAGTTCTAAAGTTTCCGATACCGAAGGGAGTCAAAACAGTCTATGGGAAGCAACAAGCTGCCAAGGAAATGTTTGCCTTTGATGAAGTGATATTCATATCGGTGATCTCATCAACAAAATGGTCAAATTCGAAGGGAAAACAGGAGgtcaaatagcaatcacagacaCCGGCCTCGACCCAATTAGAAAAGTAGGGGAAACAAGGATGATGACTATGGTGTTCCTCGATTTTTCATAGTCCCCGATGATTCCGACGCCAACAAGTCAACGATCGAAGAGCTGGAACAAATCATATCGACCGAACATCAACTCGAGCGAAAGGTATACTTGGGCACAGGGCTAGCCCCCGAGCTCAGGATAAAACTTATTCAATTCCTTAAAACTAAcatggattgctttgcttggtctcATCTCGTTATGAAAGGAATCCTACTAGAAAGTACCACCCATAAATTAAGCCTGGACCTGAAATTTCGTCCGAtgaagcaaaaaagaaggccccagtccgaggtCAAACACGCTTTCATCAAAGACGAGGcaatcaaacttctcaaaatagggttcatacgggaagtaaaatatcctgaATGGTTGGCGAATGTCGTAGTAGTCCCTAATCTATATGCATCAGGATCCTGATTCATGGATCTCTCGGTTCGAGAAACCAAAATAAGAGGCTCGAAcaaagggaaacaaacttagaatgtgtataGACTACAAAGACCTGAATAAAGCATTCCCCAAGTATTCTTTTCCTTTTGCCtaatatcgatcgcatgatcgattcCATGACCTGCCAtgagatcctcagttttctcgatgcctattccgggtacaaccaaatacggatgAACCTAGAAAACTAGGAAAAGACCTCGTTCATCACCAAATATGGTACCTACTAGTAtaatgtaatgccattcggactaaaaaaatgctggtgcaaccTATCAATGCCTAGTTAgccgaatgttcgaagaacaaataggaaaatctatggaaatttatattgatgacatgctagttaagtccctgcgaacATAGGACCATTTGAAGtatttgcaggaaactttcagTACATTgaagaaatacaacatgaagctcaacccggaGAAATGCGCGTTCGGGGTCGGCTCCGGCAAATTTCTCGGCTTCATGGTATCCAATCGAGGAATCGAGATTAATCCTAACAAAATCAAAGTGATCGAGGATATCATGGTAGTAGAAAACGTAAAGGCCATGGAGAGGTTAACAAGGCACATAGCCGCCTTGGGGCAATTCATCTCGAGGTTTTCCGATAAGAGCCATCGATTCTTTTcgttcctaaagaagaagaataacttcacatggactccggaatgccaacaGGCCTTAGATGAGCTTAAACGGTACTTGTTGAGCCCGTCGCTACTTCACATGCCAAGGGCGTACAAATAACTTTCCTTATATCTGGCAGTATCGGAGGTAGCAGTAAGTGAAATCCTAGTCCGAaaagaacaaggtacgcaatgACCTATCTATTATGTTAATCGGACCCTAGGTGAAGCCGAAACTAGGTATCATCATCTAGAAAAGTTAACAATCTCTTTGATAAGCGTCTCTAGGAAActaaaaccatactttcaatgtcatcccatatgaGTTGTAACAACTTATCCTCtttgaaatattttgcataaacccaAGCTTTCgggacgattggccaaatgggccgtagaACTCAGCGGGTAAGATATTGAGTATCGACTCCGAACAAACATCAAGTCTCAACTCTTGGCAGACTTTGTGGCTGACTTCATGTCAGCCCTAGTACCTGAGGTTGAAAAAGAACTATTAGTCAACTCGAGTACATCTTCAGGtatctggaccctctttacggactGTGCTTCGAACATAAAGGGGTCCGGACTTGGCATCGTGCTAAACCGCCCACAGGTAACGTGGTTAGACTATCTATtagaactgtaaaattgactaacaacgaggccgaatatgaggccatgattgcacgTATCAAACTGGGCAAAGGCTTGGGAGCAGAGGTGATCGAAGCCAAATGCGACTCCCTCGTCATTGTGAATCAGGTTAACGAAACCTTTGAAGTTCGAGAGGAACGAACGCAAAGATACGTGGATAAGCTACAAGTAACTCTACACCGATTCAAGGAATGGAATTTGCCACATGTGCCTCGAGATCAAAACAGGGAAGctgatgccctcgcaaacctagGGTCATCGGTCGAAGACAACGAACTCAATTCGGGGGCTGTCGTACAACTCATGAGGTCAGTGTTCGAAGAAGGACACGCTAAGATAAACTCCACAAGCTTGtcctgggattggagaaacaaatacatagagTACTTGAAGAACGGAAAACTTCCCTCAgatccaaaggaatcgagggccctgcacATAAAGGCAGCTTGATTTAGCCTGTCCAAAGATAGAACCTTACTCTGAAGGATGTTCGAGCGTGTGCTAGCAATAAGTCTGGGACTAGGAGATACCGAGTATGTTTTGAAGGAAGTCCACGAAGGCACATGCGGGAACCATTCAGGCGCCGAATCTCTGGTTCGAAAGGTAATCAGAGCCGGCTATTACTGGAATTGATATGGAAAAATATGCGAAGGAATTTGTACAAAAGTGTGATAAAATGTCAAAGACATACTCCGATGATTCATCAACTCGAGGAGCTGCTACATTCGGTTTTATCCCTATGGCTGTTcataaagtgggggatggacatcgtcgaccCTCTTCCGTCGTCACCAGGTAAGGCTCAATTTGTttttgactgactatttctctaagtgggttgaagcacatgcTTGCCAGAAGATCAGGGAGAAAtaagtcatcgacttcatttaGGACCACATCAAATGTCAATTCGGGATACTACCTGAAATTGCATGTGACAACAAAAAATAGTTTATCGGTAGTAAGGTGACCAAATTTCTCGAAGGTGTCAAGATCAAAAGGATTTTATAAACtccttatcaccctagtgggaatggGTAAGCCGAGTCGACCAACAAAACCACAAtacaaaacctcaagaaaagCTTGACCGAcaccaaaggaaaatggagagaaatcttgcccgaagtcctttgggcatatcgcacaacttcAAAGTCCAGTACCGGGGCTACCCCGTTCTCTTTGGTTTATGGTGCTAAAGCTTTAATACCGGTGGAAGTTGGGGAACCAAGCATCAGATTCTAATATGCGACAAATGAATCGAATGACGAGGCCATGAATATGAGCCTGGAGCTATTGGATGAATGACGTGAAACTGCCTTTGTTCGATTGGTTGCCCAAAAATAATGGATCGAAAGTTATTACAAATAAATGGTCAACCTTCCATATTTTAATATCGAGGACTTGGTACTGAGGAGGGTCATGTTAAACATATGAAATCCCAATGAAGGGATATTGGGTCCGAATTGGGAAGGGTCGTACCAGATTCTCAAAATCACAGggaaaggatcctataagctcgGAACGATGGATGTAGAACAACTACCGAACAATTGGAACGTAACTCATCTCAAAAGGTATTACTGCTGAGGTACGAGTCCATTtcaattctttctattttttgactaacacttgcaggttaTCAACAAGGAGCAGCATGAAGCCTTTAGGTCTTAAAGCACGCAttacactctttttcccttgaaccatTCTTGTCCTAATTGGGTTtttcagcaaggtttttaacgaggcaataatGGATCGTACTAACTTATAATAAAAGGCTGATCACGAATCTGTATCAAAGATAATGTTTATAGTATCTGAGATttctctacaatcaacctcgaatattggggggATTACCCTCGGATATTGAATTGTTCTAGAAAGGAAATTATTTCGAAATGAAAGGGTCTCAATAggtaggatttattgtaagggaGAAACAGTCAGAACGAATTGTGCACACATAGATTGCTCGAGCCTTGACacaaaacatgtatgcatgtgtgactatttttgacaagaataaagagaagtacttTCCTTGCAACTATTTAATGTCATGGAAAATTTTTCACTTTACAATCCCATACTTTTGATCTATTATAGAGACGAGCACAAGAGTCGATTGCAACCTGAGTTCAGATAATCACTCCAGCACTTGCGGACTATCGTCCATAAAATAAACTCGAACAAATCGAACTATTGAACATCAAGGGCATAAGACCTTTTAGACAACCCTCGAATTTTAAGGCCATGGCCATACCCACTCGGGGACTGCTATCTTAGGCAAGCCTAGATAACTTAGGAAAGCGAGCTCACTGGGCTACACCTGAACTAAAAGGCTACCTCCAATTTAACACGATTCGGAGACGTCTGAAATTCGTAACAAAAATAGGCCTTCGAAAAAGAAAAAATTCTTTCACAACCAgttctaaaggctaccctcggcagaATCTTAAACTTAAGATATTTTTGTGAAAAAACTTCGGTAACACCGAACCCCGATAATGCCTTAACCCGGAAGGGCAATAAAGGCAGAGTTTGTTCAAACCCTCGAACACAACCTTATTATTTTGTGCTAAGGCATTCCAACCTTTGTGAAAATAAGCAatagaacaaaggaaaaattttAGAGCCGAAAAGGGTGGAAAGCCTTTTATATAAACAATCTTTTTACAAAGATCAGATCggccaaaaacaaaagaaagcaaaataCAAAGGCCTAAGGACTACTTTTACTTCTAGTTCAAGAGATCATTCTCACTCGACTAGAAAGCCTAAGGGCCACTTTTATTTTCGAGTCTGAGAAACCACTCTCATTCGCCTATCAAGCTTAAGGGTTACCTTAATTCaagtttaaataaataatcccactCGGCACAAAACCGCCTAAGTTCGAATTCGAGCTTTCGATCGAGGATTACCGATCAGAAATGGTCGAGGGCAGTACTTACTATCGGCCCTTACCGCCTCAAAGCTTCGAATGCGACCCTATTATATCATGCTAAGGCACTTTTGACCTTTGTATAAATTAATGAAAGGCAACAGAATCTAAAACCATGGAAAGGAaaaaaattatacaaaaagccTTTTATCAAGGGCCACATGGCCCGATCGAGAATTTTTTACAAAAGCCGATAGGCCTCAACATAAAAGCAAAAATTACAAAGCCTAAGCAGCATGATCCTTATCGGATGAAACATCTTTGCCCTCGGAGTCTTCTCCACTAAATTCGCTCAAACTCTCGGAGTGTTCCTCAGGAAAAACCAGTTTTCGAGCCCTTATTTCTTCTGCTCTGGCAATCATGATTTCAGTGGATATATCAAAACCCTGAGCATGGGGTCCCTCGAAGGCCTCCCTTAGAGCTTGCCACTTCTCATGATCCACCATGCTCCTGGCCTGTGCCTGGGTAGCTTCGACATCGACCTTGTATTGGGTCACATTAGCTTGGGCCTTGGTGTTGGCCACTGCCGCCTCAGATTTGGCTACTTCGAGCTCTCTGGCCAAGTTGGCTAAATTGGACTGAAGCTCCTCAATTTTCTTTGCTTGCACCGAGGCCTTCTCCCTTGCAGCCCGAACCTGAGATTTGGCCGACTCCAGCTTTGCTTGTACGACCTCCTTTTTTGAAGCTAGGATGTCTGTACACCCCTTGAACTTTTTAGCTTCGGCTCGTATTTCGTCTATTTATATCTGAAGGTCCTTGATCTGTTCGAGCCTCTATCGAACCTGTAGAATTGGATCATTAGTTGTTATCTCCAACTTATCTTCACTATCATGAAGCACTCGGAATACCTGCTTGGCCATCTCAGCATGCTCATCTCGAGCCGTCACCATATCTGCATGGAGCTTCTCACTGAGAGGCTTATAAGAAGGCTCCGAACCTCAGCCTTGCGCTCCTCTCAGATTCGAAGGAAGGCCTCATGATGCAATACCGAAGCCTACAAGTAGGGAAGAATATGTTAGAATTATCTAtaatttaaagttttaaaaagaTAATGGAATGGCCCTCGAACTTACCCGATTCAGAGCGTGATGGGCCTCGTTGAACAAACAAGAAACTTCCACCTCATCCATCTTGCCTTGGTCTTCTTCAGTGACCAAGCATCGGAGATAGCTAGCCACCCCTACGGGAGCATAAAGAACCCGAGCATCCTCCTGGTCCAAGATGATAATTGATCACTTATGCTCGGAATCGACACTGGGAGCCGGAAACTAATTGGTCATTTTAAAGCTTGAGGAAGCCTCAGTCGAGCTCTTCCTCGGTACATCCAAGTCACCCAGGCCGGTGACATTTTCCACTCCAACAAAATAGCCACAAAAAGGGTCTTCTGCTCCATGGACCCCTTCCCCGTGGCA
Proteins encoded in this window:
- the LOC104220219 gene encoding uncharacterized protein, translating into MPEIPKYNGTTDPNEHVASYMCAIKGNNLEDDEIESVLLKKFGKTLSKGVMIWYHNLQSNSIDLFAMLANSYVKAHARAIKVATRKLDLFKVRQKDNEMLREFISRLQMERMDLPPVTDDWAVQAFTQGLNVRSSIDSQQLKPNFIEYPAITLADVHNRYQSKIRVEDDQLWATSKSIYPNRPMDRIKRDIDREPRSNRDQYQSYNRDHRCHTSFFRPP